From Staphylothermus hellenicus DSM 12710, a single genomic window includes:
- a CDS encoding DNA-directed RNA polymerase → MVYRLYRIRDVVRIPPEKFSKPLEEAAWEELRQTYEGMITKNLGIIVTVLDVNVDPQGKIIPGDGATYHKAEFTVLAFYPFIKEVVEGRINTVLAHGAFVDLGASDGFIYINQISDEKIDYDPTRPALILRESRRMLERGDAVRARVYNVAPLPGKGLRVQLTMRQPFLGKIEWIKKEIEKQKKS, encoded by the coding sequence ATGGTTTACAGACTATATAGGATAAGGGACGTCGTAAGAATTCCTCCGGAAAAATTCAGTAAACCATTAGAGGAAGCAGCATGGGAAGAGCTGAGACAGACATATGAAGGAATGATCACTAAAAACCTAGGCATTATTGTTACTGTTCTAGACGTAAACGTTGATCCGCAGGGTAAAATAATACCCGGCGACGGCGCAACATATCATAAAGCAGAATTCACTGTTCTAGCATTCTACCCATTTATTAAAGAAGTTGTAGAGGGAAGAATAAATACTGTTCTAGCACATGGAGCTTTCGTTGATCTAGGTGCATCAGACGGATTCATATATATTAATCAAATAAGCGATGAAAAAATAGATTATGATCCAACAAGACCAGCGCTAATACTTAGAGAATCGCGGAGAATGCTTGAAAGAGGAGATGCTGTTAGAGCTAGAGTATACAATGTAGCTCCACTACCAGGTAAGGGATTAAGAGTGCAATTAACTATGAGACAACCATTTCTCGGAAAAATAGAATGGATTAAGAAAGAAATTGAAAAACAAAAGAAGAGCTGA
- a CDS encoding DUF359 domain-containing protein, whose amino-acid sequence MKNKFIIPVLKPESYLRKILCSPQGTLYIGKYPIKDLEAHILVGDIVSNTLRGNIRIIDYKTRRRINIKSIIKKPLANLVNPRGTMSLMSRTIAKAKKYRTIIVKGEEDLVTLAYALENNETSIAYGQPDIGVVIIKNNRFKALRILKTFKPDIVVYNKV is encoded by the coding sequence ATGAAGAATAAATTCATTATCCCAGTTCTAAAACCAGAGTCTTATCTAAGAAAAATTCTCTGCAGTCCTCAAGGCACATTATATATTGGTAAATACCCTATAAAAGATCTTGAAGCTCATATTTTAGTTGGAGATATTGTTTCGAATACATTAAGAGGAAATATAAGAATAATAGATTATAAAACACGTAGACGCATAAATATTAAATCCATCATTAAAAAACCCCTTGCAAACCTGGTTAATCCTAGAGGAACTATGAGCTTAATGTCTAGAACTATTGCTAAAGCAAAAAAATATAGAACAATAATCGTTAAAGGAGAAGAGGATCTAGTCACACTAGCTTATGCACTAGAAAATAACGAAACAAGTATAGCTTATGGACAACCAGATATAGGTGTAGTCATTATTAAAAATAATCGTTTCAAAGCATTAAGAATACTTAAAACATTTAAACCAGATATAGTTGTCTATAATAAGGTCTAG
- a CDS encoding 30S ribosomal protein S6e, with product MADFKIVISDPQAPKEEAAVKVRVVGDPEIKFDEKVKEGFELPILKMNSKTAEKIKAVHGVATIRMYKPGTKDKVKITGRVVVDDNIPENEVRVNAEQLVNATGTNELEGELFRARAWQIRINDDRTKLLIGLKIGDEFDGSIVGLRNAKLKIRGGSDNSGFPMRPDVMGGVKKRVLLSGPPGFHPREKGERRRKMVRGNTITEDIVQINTVIKYV from the coding sequence ATGGCTGATTTCAAAATAGTAATATCCGATCCCCAGGCTCCAAAAGAAGAAGCCGCAGTAAAAGTTAGAGTAGTTGGAGATCCCGAGATAAAGTTTGATGAGAAAGTGAAGGAAGGATTCGAACTGCCAATATTGAAAATGAATAGTAAAACAGCTGAGAAAATAAAAGCAGTTCATGGTGTAGCAACTATAAGAATGTATAAGCCCGGCACTAAAGATAAAGTTAAGATTACCGGCAGAGTTGTCGTGGACGATAACATCCCAGAAAATGAGGTTAGAGTGAATGCTGAACAACTAGTTAATGCGACTGGTACGAACGAGTTGGAGGGAGAACTCTTCAGAGCTAGAGCATGGCAGATTAGAATAAATGATGATAGGACAAAATTACTTATAGGATTAAAAATTGGAGACGAATTTGATGGTTCAATAGTAGGACTTAGAAACGCTAAATTAAAAATAAGAGGTGGAAGCGATAATAGCGGCTTCCCGATGAGACCAGATGTAATGGGCGGCGTGAAGAAGAGAGTATTATTATCTGGTCCTCCAGGCTTCCATCCGAGAGAGAAGGGAGAACGTAGGAGAAAAATGGTTCGCGGAAACACTATTACCGAAGATATTGTCCAGATCAATACAGTAATTAAATATGTTTAA
- a CDS encoding translation initiation factor IF-2 subunit gamma, with the protein MPWEMRQPEVNIGVVGHVDHGKTTLVQALTGIWTARHSEELKRGMTIRLGYADGNIACCENLEPPEAYTTEQTCPDGSESKLLRRVSYVDAPGHEALMATMLSGAALMDGALLVIAANEPCPQPQTLEHFVALDIIGVRNLVIVQNKIDVVSKERALENYREIKKFVKETWAENAPTIPVSALHKANIDALLQAMQEEIPTPKRDLSKPPLMYVARSFDVNKPGTKPEDLKGGVIGGSLMQGVIRVGDEIEIRPGIRVPIGSGKGRYRYEPIISEVVSLKFGNLSVKEAKPGGLLAIGTKLDPSLTKSDALIGNIVGKPGHLPPVTSHIKARYKLLQRVVGMKEMIKTKPISRGEVVVITAGTAIRVGIVRNVTSDTIEINLREPIVAWEGSRIAISRRVLGRWRLAGWGIVEEASS; encoded by the coding sequence TTGCCTTGGGAGATGAGACAACCTGAAGTAAACATTGGTGTTGTAGGACATGTTGATCATGGTAAGACAACTCTTGTACAAGCATTAACAGGTATATGGACTGCTAGGCACAGCGAAGAATTGAAAAGAGGGATGACTATTCGTTTAGGATACGCTGATGGAAATATAGCATGCTGTGAAAACCTAGAACCCCCCGAAGCATACACTACTGAACAAACATGCCCAGATGGCTCAGAATCAAAACTTCTGAGAAGAGTCAGCTACGTTGATGCACCAGGACACGAAGCTTTAATGGCAACTATGCTTAGTGGAGCAGCATTAATGGATGGAGCATTACTTGTAATAGCAGCTAATGAGCCCTGTCCACAGCCCCAGACACTAGAACACTTCGTAGCACTCGATATAATAGGTGTTAGAAACCTAGTAATTGTTCAGAACAAAATAGATGTAGTATCTAAGGAAAGAGCACTGGAAAACTATAGGGAAATAAAGAAATTTGTAAAGGAAACATGGGCTGAAAACGCGCCAACAATCCCAGTTAGTGCGTTACATAAGGCCAACATAGATGCTTTACTACAAGCAATGCAGGAAGAAATACCGACTCCTAAGAGAGACTTATCTAAACCTCCATTAATGTATGTAGCTAGAAGCTTTGACGTAAACAAACCGGGAACAAAACCAGAGGATTTAAAAGGAGGAGTAATTGGAGGCTCATTAATGCAGGGTGTTATACGAGTAGGAGATGAAATCGAGATTAGGCCTGGAATAAGAGTACCTATAGGGTCGGGTAAGGGTAGATATAGATATGAACCAATTATTAGCGAAGTAGTTAGTTTAAAATTTGGTAATTTAAGTGTTAAAGAAGCTAAGCCGGGGGGATTACTAGCTATAGGGACAAAGCTTGATCCATCACTTACAAAATCAGATGCATTAATAGGTAATATAGTTGGAAAACCAGGTCATCTACCACCTGTCACATCCCATATCAAGGCTCGCTACAAGCTTCTGCAAAGAGTCGTTGGAATGAAGGAAATGATCAAAACCAAACCGATTAGTAGGGGAGAAGTTGTTGTTATAACAGCAGGTACAGCTATTCGTGTAGGAATAGTTCGTAATGTAACAAGCGATACTATAGAAATAAATCTTAGAGAACCAATCGTTGCATGGGAAGGCTCCAGAATAGCTATTAGTAGAAGAGTTCTTGGAAGATGGAGACTGGCTGGATGGGGTATAGTAGAAGAAGCATCAAGCTAG
- the spt4 gene encoding transcription elongation factor subunit Spt4 yields MPARRKPFKACRKCRALVDKNATECPHCGSRDLTEDWEGIIIVIDPENSEIAKILGFTKPGRYAIKVT; encoded by the coding sequence ATGCCTGCAAGAAGAAAGCCTTTCAAAGCATGTAGGAAATGTAGAGCATTAGTCGATAAAAATGCTACTGAATGCCCACATTGTGGCTCGAGAGATTTAACAGAAGATTGGGAGGGAATAATCATCGTAATAGATCCGGAGAACTCTGAAATAGCCAAAATACTAGGGTTCACAAAGCCCGGTAGATACGCTATAAAGGTAACCTAA
- a CDS encoding PIN domain-containing protein: MPRKPLILLDTNMLLLIANGINVFEQIEEKTLAKPEYIVLKPVIEELEKIMNKGTPSLRRKAGFALEIARKFCKIVDIKTRPGEKVDDLLIRYAAENNAAVATNDRELRKKLREIGIPEIYLREEGMIIEVEGLEV, from the coding sequence TTGCCTAGGAAGCCATTGATTCTACTAGATACAAATATGCTACTATTAATTGCCAACGGAATCAACGTTTTTGAACAAATAGAAGAAAAAACCTTGGCAAAACCAGAATATATAGTTTTAAAACCGGTCATTGAGGAACTAGAAAAAATAATGAACAAAGGAACCCCGTCTCTTCGTAGAAAAGCAGGATTCGCACTAGAAATTGCTAGAAAATTCTGTAAAATAGTAGACATCAAAACAAGGCCGGGGGAAAAAGTAGATGATCTACTTATCAGGTATGCTGCGGAAAACAATGCTGCAGTAGCAACTAATGATAGAGAACTGAGGAAAAAGTTGCGAGAAATAGGTATTCCAGAGATCTATCTTAGAGAAGAAGGTATGATTATAGAGGTTGAAGGCTTAGAAGTATAG